From Acropora muricata isolate sample 2 unplaced genomic scaffold, ASM3666990v1 scaffold_713, whole genome shotgun sequence, the proteins below share one genomic window:
- the LOC136906675 gene encoding uncharacterized protein, with product MMSLKEVRNQLLISHDDGVINDEELLLLYDLNRSDNLDLPYNSYPGFDFDNLEDDECLSELRFYKNDLPFLAEVLGIPEVVQCYQRSICSGLEALCIFLKRHSYPCRYSDMIARFGKPVPVLCMINNYIIDYIYQEHSHRILQWNDTILNPHSLEIYSNAITAKGSPLDNCFGFIDGTVRPISKPGQNQRVVYNGHKRVHGVKFQSVALPNGIIGNMYGPIEGRRHDAAMLADSNLLQDMQRYAFSPGAAGRPLCVYGDPAYPLRVHLQTPFRNMILTPQMVNFNKAMSSVRVSVEWLFGDIVGYFKFIDFKKNLKIGLSSIGKMYIVCALLRNALTCLYGNTTSEFFGVDPPTLEEYFA from the exons ATGATGTCTTTGAAAGAAGTTCGAAATCAACTTTTGATTAGCCACGATGATGGTGTGATAAACGATGAGGAGCTTCTACTCCTGTACGATTTAAACAGGTCCGATAATCTTGATCTTCCGTACAATTCTTATCCTGGTTTTGACTTCGATAATTTGGAAGACGACGAGTGCCTTTCAGAGCTTCGCTTCTACAAGAACGACTTACCATTTCTGGCTGAAGTCTTGGGGATTCCTGAGGTAGTGCAGTGCTATCAAAGAAGTATATGTAGCGGACTGGAAGCTCTTTGCATTTTTCTAAAGAGACATAGCTATCCTTGTCGATATTCAGACATGATAGCTCGCTTTGGTAAGCCTGTTCCAGTGTTATGCATGATAAACAACTACATCATCGACTATATCTACCAGGAACACAGTCACAGAATTTTGCAGTGGAATGATACTATCCTCAATCCTCATTCACTGGAAATATACAGTAATGCCATAACAGCAAAGGGATCGCCCTTGGATAACTGCTTTGGCTTTATTGATGGGACAGTTAGACCTATAAGCAAGCCTGGCCAAAATCAGCGCGTTGTCTACAATGGTCACAAGAGAGTTCACGGTGTAAAATTCCAGTCCGTCGCATTACCAAACGGAATTATTGGAAATATGTATGGGCCAATCG aggGCAGACGACACGACGCTGCCATGCTAGCAGACTCCAATCTTCTTCAAGATATGCAGCGTTATGCTTTTTCACCTGGGGCAGCGGGTCGTCCACTATGTGTTTATGGAGACCCTGCCTACCCATTGAGGGTGCACCTCCAGACCCCTTTTAGAAACATGATACTCACCCCACAGATGGTAAACTTTAATAAGGCTATGAGCTCTGTGAGAGTCTCTGTTGAGTGGCTATTTGGAGACATAGTTGGGTACTTCAAGTTTATAGATTTCAAAAAGAACCTCAAGATTGGACTTTCTTCTATAGGAAAGATGTACATTGTTTGCGCCTTATTAAGAAATGCATTAACATGCTTATATGGCAACACAACCTCCGAGTTTTTTGGGGTGGATCCACCCACCTTAGAAGAATACTTTGCTTAA
- the LOC136906677 gene encoding uncharacterized protein: MYWTKDHDLLLVREVLAIDPYSQARGSRERAKLWEEIALNLNAVSEPRFSVFVRSVRDRVNLVLIKKHKRRVAEESKASGIAVDEPSEFDAAIEEICEKAEAAERDQQIISEGKKANAEKEKKQAEDMRAKALERVGETRKRVVGDDVGEEPEKKEKRTRRSGAETIVYLKEKSEKGFKIRQEELELKKQEQCAQVKRQEEITQQLIHQQEQQQKIFTNLQQQQHQQLQQLSQMHMAIMQAQQQQNQALVAVLQELAKKK, from the coding sequence ATGTACTGGACGAAAGATCACGATCTTCTTTTAGTAAGAGAAGTGCTAGCTATTGATCCATATAGCCAGGCAAGGGGAAGCAGGGAAAGAGCCAAACTGTGGGAAGAAATTGCCTTAAACCTGAATGCAGTGTCTGAGCCTCGTTTCTCAGTTTTTGTGAGGTCTGTAAGAGACCGTGTAAACCTAGTTCTAATAAAGAAACACAAAAGAAGGGTTGCAGAAGAAAGCAAGGCCAGCGGAATAGCAGTTGATGAGCCCTCAGAGTTTGATGCAGCTATTGAAGAAATATGTGAGAAAGCTGAGGCTGCAGAGAGAGATCAGCAAATAATATCAGAGGGAAAGAAAGCCAATgcagagaaagagaaaaagcaaGCAGAGGATATGAGAGCCAAGGCTTTAGAGAGAGTTggagaaacaagaaaaagagtGGTTGGTGATGATGTTGGTGAAGAGcctgaaaaaaaggagaaaagaacAAGGAGATCAGGAGCAGAGACCATAGTATATCTGAAGGAGAAGTCAGAAAAAGGATTCAAAATCAGGCAAGAGGAGTTAGAACTAAAAAAGCAGGAGCAGTGTGCCCAAGTAAAGCGGCAAGAGGAAATTACACAGCAGCTGATCCATCAACAGGAGCAGCAGCAAAAAATTTTTACTAACCTTCAGCAGCAGCAACATCAGCAGCTTCAACAGCTTAGCCAGATGCATATGGCTATAATGCAggcacaacaacaacagaaccaGGCATTAGTGGCTGTGCTGCAAGAGCTTGCCAAGAAGAAGTAG